From Apium graveolens cultivar Ventura chromosome 9, ASM990537v1, whole genome shotgun sequence, the proteins below share one genomic window:
- the LOC141685986 gene encoding uncharacterized protein LOC141685986, which translates to MMKTGMNRRINEVPQGIRGLKLKSRKRTRGEEDTNQRSLCIINTEDQIRSGVHLHALKKKDKVEASANVRKRSLFSKRAKEVVGRRAKSITPKTNQKKKKVRIYKRYIQKKFSPSIMRDVIGNLSKSQVEWVKSTGFGELLHFRMEHYAHNLGYNIAESFDGKSCSVKLKAGVIKIDDRVVHSVMGLPIGDEIIICNEDSAVCDIWAEQFSGFVSSQISPLMVRDKILENRQADTNFKIYF; encoded by the exons ATGATGAAGACCGGTATGAACAGACGTATAAATGAGGTACCCCAAGGCATACGTGGACTTAAATTAAAAAGTAGAAAAAGGACGAGGGGAGAGGAG GACACTAATcaaagaagtttgtgtataataAACACGGAAGATCAAATTAGGAGTGGGGTACACTTACATGCATTGAAAAAGAAAGATAAG GTTGAAGCAAGTGCTAATGTTAGGAAGAGAAGTTTGTTTTCAAAAAGAGCAAAGGAGGTTGTAGGAAGGAGGGCAAAGAGCATTACACCAAAGACAAACCAGAAGAAAAAAAAGGTAAGGATATATAAGCGGTATATTCAAAAAAAGTTCTCTCCATCTATAATGAGAGATGTTATAGGAAATTTGTCAAAATCGCAAGTGGAATGGGTGAAATCAACGGGATTTGGTGAGTTATTGCATTTTCGAATGGAGCATTATGCACACAATCTTGGTTATAATATTGCTGAGTCATTCGATGGTAAATCTTGTTCAGTTAAGCTAAAAGCTGGGGTTATTAAAATAGATGATCGGGTCGTGCATAGTGTTATGGGTTTGCCAATTGGGGATGAAATAATTATATGCAATGAGGATAGCGCAGTATGTGACATTTGGGCTGAACAGTTTTCTGGTTTTGTAAGTTCCCAAATTTCACCATTGATGGTTAGAGACAAGATTCTTGAAAATCGCCAAGCAGATACAAACTTCAA AATCTATTTCTAA
- the LOC141685985 gene encoding protein FAR1-RELATED SEQUENCE 6-like, producing the protein MDKQRLKNAEDDKRSDQIPFTDTSMSIEVDASKLYTLELYYLVREEIKAACYHTSMPDITRDNEHRYFKVKDDLLHDKIFEVSVRLSDKYVQCNCKFFFQRGYLCKHAFAALHQCGVKQIPREFVKPRWTKNALKRHSFLGSSQVDALLEKRDKKKLKRTRAWFEFHNCMNHAEEDEEKLDSVITGLQTIASSITKDSDNNMDQGNAERVDKFIGPIPDTEISVQIPHVSRNKGSGSRIKSSREIAIEAGKRRTCSRCKLAAGHNARSCPLNKECT; encoded by the exons ATGGACAAGCAACGTCTTAAGAATGCCGAAGATGACAAGAGATCTGATCAAATACCTTTCACTGATACCTCAATGAGCATTGAAGTAGATGCATCTAAGTTGTATACACTTGAACTCTATTATCTTGTCAGGGAAGAGATCAAAGCAGCTTGTTATCATACTAGTATGCCAGATATTACAAGAGATAATGAGCATCGTTATTTTAAAGTTAAAGATGATCTACTACATGATAAAATTTTTGAG GTTTCAGTTAGACTAAGTGACAAATATGTGCAATGCAACTGCAAATTTTTCTTTCAAAGAGGTTACCTATGCAAACATGCATTTGCTGCTTTGCATCAGTGCGGTGTCAAGCAGATACCTCGTGAATTTGTAAAGCCACGCTGGACAAAAAATGCCTTGAAGCGTCACTCATTTCTCGGATCATCCCAAGTTGATGCTCTTTTGGAAAAGAGGGACAAAAAGAAGTTAAAAAGGACAAGGGCATGGTTTGAATTTCACAATTGTATGAATCATGCTGAAGAAGATGAGGAAAAGTTGGATTCAGTTATCACAGGCTTGCAAACAATTGCTTCTTCAATAACAAAAGATAGTGATAATAACATGGATCAGGGTAACGCTGAAAGAGTTGATAAGTTTATTGGCCCTATTCCAGATACGGAAATATCTGTTCAAATTCCACATGTAAGCAGAAACAAGGGAAGTGGCAGCCGGATTAAGAGCAGTCGGGAGATTGCAATTGAAGCAGGGAAGCGGAGGACGTGTAGTCGTTGTAAATTAGCAGCAGGCCACAATGCACGAAGTTGTCCACTAAACAAAGAATGTACTTAA
- the LOC141685984 gene encoding protein FAR1-RELATED SEQUENCE 5-like, producing the protein MTMTNVEESGSQSHPHIESSDSEQSECEKDSEESECEQDSEQSEGETSSESSDEDLEESNNENGCESTCFVSVDGRELWTTKCDNKHKPQTNQYFSTFEEAVKFYKEYGRACGFAVRKSTKRTNGRGTLLARHVICNRGGNPDRNTCKVSSETIGNGPKKTRRTTSRRCNCKARIVLKPVGTGGLVIMGFNEEHNHPLASGAEKMFLKCNRNVSVPHQNLIMDCARVNIGATKAFSLAKERAGSYEKVGATLTDFKNFARDVKARIGKHDSDMILAKFKLKKESSQNTFYYDYKVDRKGHLTGLFWTDAIGQANFDVFGDIVSFDPTFRTNRYNMVFVPFTGVNNHWKNITFAAGLLAKENYKNFKWLINTFKKVMGRAPRCVSTDQCAAIKKALNKWWRQTKHRLCMWHIMNKLPTKVGPALASDKKFIQKLKSAVYSDHLTQTKFVERWNDVIVEYKLESNPWLTEMFNKRNEWIPAYFSDIEMAGLLRTTSRSESSNSFFSTSMKAVTH; encoded by the exons ATGACTATGACTAACGTTGAAGAATCAG GTTCTCAATCCCATCCTCATATTGAAAGCTCTGACTCTGAACAATCGGAATGTGAAAAAGATTCCGAAGAATCAGAATGTGAACAAGATTCTGAACAATCAGAAGGGGAGACCAGTAGTGAAAGCTCAGATGAAGATTTGGAGGAATCAAATAATGAAAATGGGTGTGAGTCTACATGTTTTGTTTCCGTGGATGGTAGAGAACTTTGGACAACAAAATGTGACAACAAGCACAAACCACAAACAAATCAGTATTTTTCAACTTTTGAAGAAGCTGTTAAATTTTATAAGGAATACGGCCGCGCTTGTGGATTTGCTGTTCGAAAGTCGACTAAGAGAACTAATGGTCGTGGTACTTTATTGGCCAGACATGTTATTTGTAACCGTGGTGGCAATCCAGATAGGAACACTTGTAAAGTATCAAGTGAAACTATTGGGAACGGGCCGAAGAAAACCAGACGAACAACATCTCGTAGATGTAATTGCAAAGCTCGGATAGTTTTGAAACCTGTAGGAACCGGAGGTTTGGTTATAATGGGTTTTAACGAAGAACACAATCATCCTCTAGCATCTGGAGCTGAGAAAATGTTTTTAAAATGCAACAGGAATGTATCTGTTCCTCACCAGAACCTTATAATGGATTGTGCAAGAGTCAATATAGGTGCAACAAAAGCATTCTCTTTAGCAAAAGAACGAGCTGGATCATATGAAAAAGTGGGTGCTACGTTAACCGATTTTAAGAATTTTGCTAGAGACGTAAAAGCTCGTATTGGAAAGCATGATTCTGATATGATTTTGGCCAAGTTTAAATTAAAGAAGGAGAGCTCTCAAAATACATTTTACTATGACTATAAGGTTGATAGGAAGGGCCACTTGACCGGTCTTTTTTGGACAGATGCAATTGGGCAAGCAAATTTTGATGTGTTTGGCGATATAGTTTCATTTGACCCTACTTTTCGGACTAATAG ATATAACATGGTATTTGTACCTTTTACCGGTGTTAACAATCATTGGAAGAATATTACGTTTGCTGCTGGTCTATTGGCGAAGGAGaattataaaaatttcaaatgGCTCATTAATACTTTTAAGAAAGTAATGGGTCGTGCCCCCCGTTGTGTAAGTACAGATCAGTGTGCTGCCATTAAAAAGGCTTTAAATAAGTGGTGGCGTCAAACAAAACATCGACTTTGTATGTGGCATATCATGAATAAGTTACCGACAAAG GTTGGTCCTGCTCTAGCTTCAGACAAGAAATTTATCCAGAAATTGAAGTCTGCAGTTTATTCAGATCATTTAACGCAAACAAAGTTTGTGGAACGTTGGAATGATGTCATTGTAGAATATAAATTAGAGTCTAATCCTTGGTTGACTGAAATGTTCAACAAACGCAATGAATGGATTCCAGCTTATTTTTCAGACATAGAAATGGCTGGTTTACTAAGAACTACTTCAAGGTCTGAGAGTTCTAATAGCTTTTTCAGCACTTCCATGAAGGCGGTCACACATTAG